The Impatiens glandulifera chromosome 8, dImpGla2.1, whole genome shotgun sequence genome includes a window with the following:
- the LOC124912482 gene encoding myb-like protein AA: MDVAKEDEQSHSNNNNNNHKKQVRRRLHTSRPYQERLLNMAEARREIVAALKFHRAAMKQSSNPRQQQEQEQTTEVVVGNLQISNNLPHPPTVLEEEQQSYYYPPHTQSSSYINNSNISSCCSYFQQQQQQQQPNSGCNYLWPSSSSSIYQFGSSSIDPFTAVNDDMIDFPLPNQTLGLNLNLNQFANLETSVCWKMDNTNSSSSNSNSNTNTNSPSVVQDHGVKAESAVMISSDVKMELSKEEVETVGGEYDDEVNLVTSASAWWFKVFKNTTVTKPEMELELELEQETEPDCNYLFDESANGFVPHWLSSEEESSCFHDHTTHDDHSLPCMDIGEIETIDGEWLS, translated from the exons ATGGATGTTGCTAAAGAAGATGAGCAAAGccatagtaataataataataataatcataagaAGCAAGTTAGGAGAAGGTTACATACTAGTAGACCTTATCAAGAAAGACTTCTAAATATGGCTGAAGCTAGAAGAGAAATTGTAGCTGCACTTAAGTTTCATAGAGCAGCCATGAAACAATCATCCAATCCAAGACAacaacaagaacaagaacaaacAACAGAGGTGGTGGTGGGTAATTTAcagatttcaaataatcttccACATCCACCAACAGTACTAGAAGAAGAACAACAATCTTATTATTACCCTCCTCATACACAAAGCAGCAGCTACATCAACAACAGCAATATTAGTTCATGTTGTTCTTattttcaacaacaacaacaacaacaacaacccaaTTCAGGTTGTAACTACTTATGgccatcttcatcttcttccattTACCAATTTGGTTCTTCATCAATTGATCCATTCACGGCAGTTAATGATGACATGATTGATTTCCCACTGCCGAATCAAACCTTGGGATTAAACCTCAACCTTAATCAGTTTGCTAACTTGGAAACATCTGTTTGCTGGAAAATGGATAATACCAATTCGTCTTCTTCCAATTCcaattcgaatacgaatacgaaTTCCCCCAGTGTTGTTCAGGATCATGGAGTGAAAGCTGAGTCGGCTGTAATGATATCGAGTGATGTGAAGATGGAGTTATCGAAAGAGGAGGTGGAGACAGTAGGAGGAGAATATGATGATGAGGTGAATTTGGTAACATCTGCTTCTGCTTGGTGGTTTAAGGTGTTTAAAAACACAACAGTGACAAAACCAGAAATGGAACTAGAACTAGAACTAGAACAAGAAACAGAACCGGATTGCAATTATCTGTTTGATGAAAGTGCTAATGGTTTTGTTCCACATTGGCTGTCGAGTGAAGAGGAATCAAGCTGTTTCCATGATCATACAACACATGATGATCATTCATTGCCATG taTGGATATTGGAGAGATTGAAACAATTGATGGGGAGTGGCTAAGCTGA
- the LOC124911489 gene encoding phosphatase IMPL1, chloroplastic yields the protein MSECMVSSMAIPLRIPRTLTSFLLRTHQNSSFHFLSSNLSAQSNSVQKVNRNEFSARPQSSGYSRLKTLCTKAQLSENRFSSVAAESTGPIPSDQLLRVVEIAAKTGAEVVMDAVNKPRNVTYKGLTDLVTDTDKMSEIAILEVVRRNFKDHLILGEEGGLIGDSSSDYLWCIDPLDGTTNFAHCYPSFAVSVGVLFRGKPAAAAVVEFVGGPMCWNTRIFSATAGGGAFCNGQKIHTSSTDMIERSLLVTGFGYEHDDAWATNIELFKHFTDVSRGVRRLGAAAVDMCHVALGIVEAYWEYRLKPWDMAAGVLIVEEAGGRVSCMDGGKFSVFDRSVLVSNGILHDKIVEKTGPATESLKGKGIDFSLWYKPNDYHTDL from the exons ATGAGTGAATGTATGGTCTCATCCATGGCTATTCCTTTGCGAATTCCTCGAACACTCACGTCATTTCTGCTGCGTACTCACCAGAACTCCTcgtttcattttctctcttcaAATCTCTCCGCACAAAGTAATTCGGTCCAGAAGGTGAATCGAAATGAGTTTTCTGCAAGACCGCAATCCTCCGGCTATAGTCGACTGAAGACATTGTGCACCAAAGCTCAGCTATCCGAGAATCGGTTCTCCAGTGTTGCTGCTGAATCAACCGGACCGATTCCATCCGATCAACTACTACGAGTGGTTGAAATAGCTGCTAAGACTGGTGCCGAG GTTGTGATGGATGCTGTAAATAAGCCTAGGAATGTCACGTATAAAGGACTTACTGATTTAGTCACAGA CACAGATAAAATGAGTGAGATTGCTATATTGGAAGTAGTAAGAAGGAATTTCAAGGATCACCTCATCCTTGGAGAGGAGGGAGGGCTTATTGGAGATTCATCTTCTGATTATCTTTGGTGTATAGATCCATTAG ATGGGACAACTAATTTTGCACATTGCTACCCTAGCTTTGCAGTATCAGTGGGAGTTCTGTTTAGAGGGAAGCCAGCTGCTGCTGCGGTG GTAGAATTTGTTGGAGGACCCATGTGCTGGAATACGCGCATATTTTCTGCAACTGCTG GAGGAGGTGCATTTTGTAATGGGCAGAAAATACACACGAGTTCTACTGATATG ATTGAACGATCTCTTCTGGTGACTGGCTTTGGGTATGAACACGATGATGCTTGGGCCACAAACATCGAATTATTCAAACACTTCACTGATGTCAGTAGG gGCGTGAGAAGGCTTGGTGCTGCTGCAGTTGATATGTGTCATGTTGCTCTTGGAATCGTAGAAGCCTATTGGGAATATCGTTTAAAACCATGGGATATGGCTGCTGGTGTACTG ATAGTTGAAGAAGCGGGAGGGAGAGTTTCGTGCATGGATGGAGGAAAATTTTCAGTATTTGATCGATCTGTATTGGTATCAAATGGCATATTACATGACAAg attgtGGAGAAAACTGGTCCTGCAACGGAGAGTCTAAAAGGGAAAGGGATAGATTTCTCATTGTGGTATAAGCCAAATGATTATCATACAGACCTTTAA